In the genome of Quercus robur chromosome 3, dhQueRobu3.1, whole genome shotgun sequence, one region contains:
- the LOC126718356 gene encoding coilin isoform X4: MESVRVRLEFKQRHLLKKSQLKEGLKRSWFLLKPEIETISDLTTHLLHNFDLLRSCPNGLILFMDGFVLPPFESTCILKDKDIVCVRRKGDKVFDSIKAGDGVDSIVVVDEDVEEQGVVDGLKLLANEEFDKECDECDDCGHERKVSKKRKASRKLHSPKRKKSKVAATDNCLAVPEDDQTNVHAEDNGNLHHSGVLPKKRVKKDKSSKLPGERDKSSALGSNEKRNDTTKSTPNVKSRFCQLQENGNESVNVSHGPGETKKQYQGQIVKKDDEQSPVKDKQKVSEEHEQPDEDSDEEGDVVPIVIRPGHIRFGRPSKDADPSVQQNEMPRENSQWNGITCKKKGQKWGIEKTASHKWNDRMSWNQESSDMRTSERKTPATNPIDFDKLSPYTSMPKEGDVIAYRLIELSSSWTPELSTFRVGKISRYYPESKRIFLVTVPEYPIDFEKIAEESEEEYGAQPAASLYGEDGSLKIDYSSLVDVRIVKHGNFNSGKAVMSEVNEVPVDNQTSVSGFGASNNNKETPAPTRENGEVNVWEEISQALDTKKAQLSQEDGWSREESSLKNGWSYRALRGSALGPTMARLRAQNGL, encoded by the exons ATGGAGAGCGTGAGGGTTCGTTTGGAGTTCAAGCAGCGGCACCTTCTGAAGAAATCGCAGTTGAAGGAAGGTCTGAAACGGAGCTGGTTTCTCCTCAAACCTGAAATCGAAACCATCTCCGACCTCACCACTCATCTCCTTCACAACTTCGACCTCCTTCGTTCTTGCCCTAATGGCCTCATCCTCTTC ATGGATGGGTTTGTGTTACCACCTTTTGAATCAACTTGTATTTTGAAGGACAAAGATATAGTCTG CGTGAGAAGAAAAGGGGACAAAGTGTTTGATAGTATCAAGGCAGGTGATGGGGTGGACTCCATTGTGGTGGTAGATGAGGATGTGGAGGAGCAAGGTGTGGTTGATGGTCTGAAGCTTTTGGCAAATGAGGAGTTTGATAAGGAATGTGACGAATGTGATGATTGTGGACACGAACGCAAAGTTTCCAAGAAAAGAAAGGCATCGAGGAAACTTCATAGCCCAAA GAGGAAGAAAAGCAAGGTTGCTGCTACTGATAACTGTCTTGCTGTTCCTGAAGATGATCAAACTAATGTCCATGCAGAGGATAATGGAAACCTTCATCATAGTGGAGTCCTCCCGAAGAAGAGGGTCAAGAAGGATAAATCATCCAAATTACCAGGTGAACGGGATAAGTCTAGTGCCCTGGGAAGTAATGAAAAACGTAATGACACAACTAAGTCTACACCCAATGTGAAGAG CAGATTCTGCCAGCTCCAAGAAAATGGCAATGAAAGTGTCAATGTATCCCATGGGCCTGGCGAAACTAAAAAG CAATATCAGGGGCAAATAGTCAAAAAAGATGATGAGCAATCACCTGTTAAAGATAAACAGAAAGTTTCTGAAGAACATGAACAACCAGATGAAGATAGTGATGAAGAGGGCGATGTTGTACCCATAGTAATTAGGCCAGGACACATTCGCTTTGGGCGCCCAAGTAAag ATGCAGATCCATCTGTCCAGCAAAATGAAATGCCAAGG GAGAATTCCCAGTGGAATGGAATAACCTGCAAGAAGAAGGGTCAAAAATGGGGTATCGAGAAAACTGCTTCTCACAAATGGAATGATCGTATGAGTTGGAATCAAGAGAGTTCTGATATGCGTACTTCTGAAAGAAAAACACCTGCAACCAATCCCATAGACTTTGATAAGCTTTCGCCTTATACTAGCATGCCTAAG GAAGGTGATGTTATTGCATATCGTTTGATTGAGTTATCATCGTCATGGACCCCTGAACTTTCCACCTTCCGA GTAGGAAAAATATCACGCTATTACCCTGAATCCAAAAGGATTTTTCTGGTAACAGTTCCAGAATATCCAATTGATTTTGAGAAGATAGCTGAGGAGTCAGAGGAGGAGTATGGAGCTCAACCTGCTGCATCCCTTTATGGGGAAGATGGTTCTTTAAAG ATAGATTATTCATCTCTTGTAGATGTCCGCATTGTCAAGCATGGTAACTTCAATTCAGGAAAAGCGGTTATGAGCGAGGTTAATGAAGTTCCTGTGGATAATCAAACTTCTGTCTCAGGGTTTGGGGCCAGCAATAACAATAAAGAGACCCCTGCCCCCACACGTG AAAATGGAGAAGTAAATGTGTGGGAAGAAATCAGCCAGGCTTTGGACACAAAGAAGGCCCAGCTCTCTCAGGAGGACGGTTGGAGTAGGGAAGAGAGTTCATTAAAGAATGGATGGTCCTACAGGGCCTTAAGAGGCAGTGCACTGGGTCCAACAATGGCTCGTTTAAGAGCACAAAATGGACTATAA
- the LOC126718356 gene encoding coilin isoform X2: protein MESVRVRLEFKQRHLLKKSQLKEGLKRSWFLLKPEIETISDLTTHLLHNFDLLRSCPNGLILFMDGFVLPPFESTCILKDKDIVCVRRKGDKVFDSIKAGDGVDSIVVVDEDVEEQGVVDGLKLLANEEFDKECDECDDCGHERKVSKKRKASRKLHSPKRKKSKVAATDNCLAVPEDDQTNVHAEDNGNLHHSGVLPKKRVKKDKSSKLPGERDKSSALGSNEKRNDTTKSTPNVKRFCQLQENGNESVNVSHGPGETKKLPSRSARRKKAKRQWLREQVKAESRKQYQGQIVKKDDEQSPVKDKQKVSEEHEQPDEDSDEEGDVVPIVIRPGHIRFGRPSKDADPSVQQNEMPRENSQWNGITCKKKGQKWGIEKTASHKWNDRMSWNQESSDMRTSERKTPATNPIDFDKLSPYTSMPKEGDVIAYRLIELSSSWTPELSTFRVGKISRYYPESKRIFLVTVPEYPIDFEKIAEESEEEYGAQPAASLYGEDGSLKIDYSSLVDVRIVKHGNFNSGKAVMSEVNEVPVDNQTSVSGFGASNNNKETPAPTRENGEVNVWEEISQALDTKKAQLSQEDGWSREESSLKNGWSYRALRGSALGPTMARLRAQNGL, encoded by the exons ATGGAGAGCGTGAGGGTTCGTTTGGAGTTCAAGCAGCGGCACCTTCTGAAGAAATCGCAGTTGAAGGAAGGTCTGAAACGGAGCTGGTTTCTCCTCAAACCTGAAATCGAAACCATCTCCGACCTCACCACTCATCTCCTTCACAACTTCGACCTCCTTCGTTCTTGCCCTAATGGCCTCATCCTCTTC ATGGATGGGTTTGTGTTACCACCTTTTGAATCAACTTGTATTTTGAAGGACAAAGATATAGTCTG CGTGAGAAGAAAAGGGGACAAAGTGTTTGATAGTATCAAGGCAGGTGATGGGGTGGACTCCATTGTGGTGGTAGATGAGGATGTGGAGGAGCAAGGTGTGGTTGATGGTCTGAAGCTTTTGGCAAATGAGGAGTTTGATAAGGAATGTGACGAATGTGATGATTGTGGACACGAACGCAAAGTTTCCAAGAAAAGAAAGGCATCGAGGAAACTTCATAGCCCAAA GAGGAAGAAAAGCAAGGTTGCTGCTACTGATAACTGTCTTGCTGTTCCTGAAGATGATCAAACTAATGTCCATGCAGAGGATAATGGAAACCTTCATCATAGTGGAGTCCTCCCGAAGAAGAGGGTCAAGAAGGATAAATCATCCAAATTACCAGGTGAACGGGATAAGTCTAGTGCCCTGGGAAGTAATGAAAAACGTAATGACACAACTAAGTCTACACCCAATGTGAAGAG ATTCTGCCAGCTCCAAGAAAATGGCAATGAAAGTGTCAATGTATCCCATGGGCCTGGCGAAACTAAAAAG CTCCCTAGTAGAAGTGCTCGGCGTAAAAAGGCTAAAAGACAATGGTTGAGGGAGCAAGTCAAAGCTGAAAGTAGAAAG CAATATCAGGGGCAAATAGTCAAAAAAGATGATGAGCAATCACCTGTTAAAGATAAACAGAAAGTTTCTGAAGAACATGAACAACCAGATGAAGATAGTGATGAAGAGGGCGATGTTGTACCCATAGTAATTAGGCCAGGACACATTCGCTTTGGGCGCCCAAGTAAag ATGCAGATCCATCTGTCCAGCAAAATGAAATGCCAAGG GAGAATTCCCAGTGGAATGGAATAACCTGCAAGAAGAAGGGTCAAAAATGGGGTATCGAGAAAACTGCTTCTCACAAATGGAATGATCGTATGAGTTGGAATCAAGAGAGTTCTGATATGCGTACTTCTGAAAGAAAAACACCTGCAACCAATCCCATAGACTTTGATAAGCTTTCGCCTTATACTAGCATGCCTAAG GAAGGTGATGTTATTGCATATCGTTTGATTGAGTTATCATCGTCATGGACCCCTGAACTTTCCACCTTCCGA GTAGGAAAAATATCACGCTATTACCCTGAATCCAAAAGGATTTTTCTGGTAACAGTTCCAGAATATCCAATTGATTTTGAGAAGATAGCTGAGGAGTCAGAGGAGGAGTATGGAGCTCAACCTGCTGCATCCCTTTATGGGGAAGATGGTTCTTTAAAG ATAGATTATTCATCTCTTGTAGATGTCCGCATTGTCAAGCATGGTAACTTCAATTCAGGAAAAGCGGTTATGAGCGAGGTTAATGAAGTTCCTGTGGATAATCAAACTTCTGTCTCAGGGTTTGGGGCCAGCAATAACAATAAAGAGACCCCTGCCCCCACACGTG AAAATGGAGAAGTAAATGTGTGGGAAGAAATCAGCCAGGCTTTGGACACAAAGAAGGCCCAGCTCTCTCAGGAGGACGGTTGGAGTAGGGAAGAGAGTTCATTAAAGAATGGATGGTCCTACAGGGCCTTAAGAGGCAGTGCACTGGGTCCAACAATGGCTCGTTTAAGAGCACAAAATGGACTATAA
- the LOC126718356 gene encoding coilin isoform X3: MESVRVRLEFKQRHLLKKSQLKEGLKRSWFLLKPEIETISDLTTHLLHNFDLLRSCPNGLILFMDGFVLPPFESTCILKDKDIVCVRRKGDKVFDSIKAGDGVDSIVVVDEDVEEQGVVDGLKLLANEEFDKECDECDDCGHERKVSKKRKASRKLHSPKRKKSKVAATDNCLAVPEDDQTNVHAEDNGNLHHSGVLPKKRVKKDKSSKLPGERDKSSALGSNEKRNDTTKSTPNVKSRFCQLQENGNESVNVSHGPGETKKLPSRSARRKKAKRQWLREQVKAESRKQYQGQIVKKDDEQSPVKDKQKVSEEHEQPDEDSDEEGDVVPIVIRPGHIRFGRPSKDPSVQQNEMPRENSQWNGITCKKKGQKWGIEKTASHKWNDRMSWNQESSDMRTSERKTPATNPIDFDKLSPYTSMPKEGDVIAYRLIELSSSWTPELSTFRVGKISRYYPESKRIFLVTVPEYPIDFEKIAEESEEEYGAQPAASLYGEDGSLKIDYSSLVDVRIVKHGNFNSGKAVMSEVNEVPVDNQTSVSGFGASNNNKETPAPTRENGEVNVWEEISQALDTKKAQLSQEDGWSREESSLKNGWSYRALRGSALGPTMARLRAQNGL, translated from the exons ATGGAGAGCGTGAGGGTTCGTTTGGAGTTCAAGCAGCGGCACCTTCTGAAGAAATCGCAGTTGAAGGAAGGTCTGAAACGGAGCTGGTTTCTCCTCAAACCTGAAATCGAAACCATCTCCGACCTCACCACTCATCTCCTTCACAACTTCGACCTCCTTCGTTCTTGCCCTAATGGCCTCATCCTCTTC ATGGATGGGTTTGTGTTACCACCTTTTGAATCAACTTGTATTTTGAAGGACAAAGATATAGTCTG CGTGAGAAGAAAAGGGGACAAAGTGTTTGATAGTATCAAGGCAGGTGATGGGGTGGACTCCATTGTGGTGGTAGATGAGGATGTGGAGGAGCAAGGTGTGGTTGATGGTCTGAAGCTTTTGGCAAATGAGGAGTTTGATAAGGAATGTGACGAATGTGATGATTGTGGACACGAACGCAAAGTTTCCAAGAAAAGAAAGGCATCGAGGAAACTTCATAGCCCAAA GAGGAAGAAAAGCAAGGTTGCTGCTACTGATAACTGTCTTGCTGTTCCTGAAGATGATCAAACTAATGTCCATGCAGAGGATAATGGAAACCTTCATCATAGTGGAGTCCTCCCGAAGAAGAGGGTCAAGAAGGATAAATCATCCAAATTACCAGGTGAACGGGATAAGTCTAGTGCCCTGGGAAGTAATGAAAAACGTAATGACACAACTAAGTCTACACCCAATGTGAAGAG CAGATTCTGCCAGCTCCAAGAAAATGGCAATGAAAGTGTCAATGTATCCCATGGGCCTGGCGAAACTAAAAAG CTCCCTAGTAGAAGTGCTCGGCGTAAAAAGGCTAAAAGACAATGGTTGAGGGAGCAAGTCAAAGCTGAAAGTAGAAAG CAATATCAGGGGCAAATAGTCAAAAAAGATGATGAGCAATCACCTGTTAAAGATAAACAGAAAGTTTCTGAAGAACATGAACAACCAGATGAAGATAGTGATGAAGAGGGCGATGTTGTACCCATAGTAATTAGGCCAGGACACATTCGCTTTGGGCGCCCAAGTAAag ATCCATCTGTCCAGCAAAATGAAATGCCAAGG GAGAATTCCCAGTGGAATGGAATAACCTGCAAGAAGAAGGGTCAAAAATGGGGTATCGAGAAAACTGCTTCTCACAAATGGAATGATCGTATGAGTTGGAATCAAGAGAGTTCTGATATGCGTACTTCTGAAAGAAAAACACCTGCAACCAATCCCATAGACTTTGATAAGCTTTCGCCTTATACTAGCATGCCTAAG GAAGGTGATGTTATTGCATATCGTTTGATTGAGTTATCATCGTCATGGACCCCTGAACTTTCCACCTTCCGA GTAGGAAAAATATCACGCTATTACCCTGAATCCAAAAGGATTTTTCTGGTAACAGTTCCAGAATATCCAATTGATTTTGAGAAGATAGCTGAGGAGTCAGAGGAGGAGTATGGAGCTCAACCTGCTGCATCCCTTTATGGGGAAGATGGTTCTTTAAAG ATAGATTATTCATCTCTTGTAGATGTCCGCATTGTCAAGCATGGTAACTTCAATTCAGGAAAAGCGGTTATGAGCGAGGTTAATGAAGTTCCTGTGGATAATCAAACTTCTGTCTCAGGGTTTGGGGCCAGCAATAACAATAAAGAGACCCCTGCCCCCACACGTG AAAATGGAGAAGTAAATGTGTGGGAAGAAATCAGCCAGGCTTTGGACACAAAGAAGGCCCAGCTCTCTCAGGAGGACGGTTGGAGTAGGGAAGAGAGTTCATTAAAGAATGGATGGTCCTACAGGGCCTTAAGAGGCAGTGCACTGGGTCCAACAATGGCTCGTTTAAGAGCACAAAATGGACTATAA
- the LOC126718356 gene encoding coilin isoform X1, producing the protein MESVRVRLEFKQRHLLKKSQLKEGLKRSWFLLKPEIETISDLTTHLLHNFDLLRSCPNGLILFMDGFVLPPFESTCILKDKDIVCVRRKGDKVFDSIKAGDGVDSIVVVDEDVEEQGVVDGLKLLANEEFDKECDECDDCGHERKVSKKRKASRKLHSPKRKKSKVAATDNCLAVPEDDQTNVHAEDNGNLHHSGVLPKKRVKKDKSSKLPGERDKSSALGSNEKRNDTTKSTPNVKSRFCQLQENGNESVNVSHGPGETKKLPSRSARRKKAKRQWLREQVKAESRKQYQGQIVKKDDEQSPVKDKQKVSEEHEQPDEDSDEEGDVVPIVIRPGHIRFGRPSKDADPSVQQNEMPRENSQWNGITCKKKGQKWGIEKTASHKWNDRMSWNQESSDMRTSERKTPATNPIDFDKLSPYTSMPKEGDVIAYRLIELSSSWTPELSTFRVGKISRYYPESKRIFLVTVPEYPIDFEKIAEESEEEYGAQPAASLYGEDGSLKIDYSSLVDVRIVKHGNFNSGKAVMSEVNEVPVDNQTSVSGFGASNNNKETPAPTRENGEVNVWEEISQALDTKKAQLSQEDGWSREESSLKNGWSYRALRGSALGPTMARLRAQNGL; encoded by the exons ATGGAGAGCGTGAGGGTTCGTTTGGAGTTCAAGCAGCGGCACCTTCTGAAGAAATCGCAGTTGAAGGAAGGTCTGAAACGGAGCTGGTTTCTCCTCAAACCTGAAATCGAAACCATCTCCGACCTCACCACTCATCTCCTTCACAACTTCGACCTCCTTCGTTCTTGCCCTAATGGCCTCATCCTCTTC ATGGATGGGTTTGTGTTACCACCTTTTGAATCAACTTGTATTTTGAAGGACAAAGATATAGTCTG CGTGAGAAGAAAAGGGGACAAAGTGTTTGATAGTATCAAGGCAGGTGATGGGGTGGACTCCATTGTGGTGGTAGATGAGGATGTGGAGGAGCAAGGTGTGGTTGATGGTCTGAAGCTTTTGGCAAATGAGGAGTTTGATAAGGAATGTGACGAATGTGATGATTGTGGACACGAACGCAAAGTTTCCAAGAAAAGAAAGGCATCGAGGAAACTTCATAGCCCAAA GAGGAAGAAAAGCAAGGTTGCTGCTACTGATAACTGTCTTGCTGTTCCTGAAGATGATCAAACTAATGTCCATGCAGAGGATAATGGAAACCTTCATCATAGTGGAGTCCTCCCGAAGAAGAGGGTCAAGAAGGATAAATCATCCAAATTACCAGGTGAACGGGATAAGTCTAGTGCCCTGGGAAGTAATGAAAAACGTAATGACACAACTAAGTCTACACCCAATGTGAAGAG CAGATTCTGCCAGCTCCAAGAAAATGGCAATGAAAGTGTCAATGTATCCCATGGGCCTGGCGAAACTAAAAAG CTCCCTAGTAGAAGTGCTCGGCGTAAAAAGGCTAAAAGACAATGGTTGAGGGAGCAAGTCAAAGCTGAAAGTAGAAAG CAATATCAGGGGCAAATAGTCAAAAAAGATGATGAGCAATCACCTGTTAAAGATAAACAGAAAGTTTCTGAAGAACATGAACAACCAGATGAAGATAGTGATGAAGAGGGCGATGTTGTACCCATAGTAATTAGGCCAGGACACATTCGCTTTGGGCGCCCAAGTAAag ATGCAGATCCATCTGTCCAGCAAAATGAAATGCCAAGG GAGAATTCCCAGTGGAATGGAATAACCTGCAAGAAGAAGGGTCAAAAATGGGGTATCGAGAAAACTGCTTCTCACAAATGGAATGATCGTATGAGTTGGAATCAAGAGAGTTCTGATATGCGTACTTCTGAAAGAAAAACACCTGCAACCAATCCCATAGACTTTGATAAGCTTTCGCCTTATACTAGCATGCCTAAG GAAGGTGATGTTATTGCATATCGTTTGATTGAGTTATCATCGTCATGGACCCCTGAACTTTCCACCTTCCGA GTAGGAAAAATATCACGCTATTACCCTGAATCCAAAAGGATTTTTCTGGTAACAGTTCCAGAATATCCAATTGATTTTGAGAAGATAGCTGAGGAGTCAGAGGAGGAGTATGGAGCTCAACCTGCTGCATCCCTTTATGGGGAAGATGGTTCTTTAAAG ATAGATTATTCATCTCTTGTAGATGTCCGCATTGTCAAGCATGGTAACTTCAATTCAGGAAAAGCGGTTATGAGCGAGGTTAATGAAGTTCCTGTGGATAATCAAACTTCTGTCTCAGGGTTTGGGGCCAGCAATAACAATAAAGAGACCCCTGCCCCCACACGTG AAAATGGAGAAGTAAATGTGTGGGAAGAAATCAGCCAGGCTTTGGACACAAAGAAGGCCCAGCTCTCTCAGGAGGACGGTTGGAGTAGGGAAGAGAGTTCATTAAAGAATGGATGGTCCTACAGGGCCTTAAGAGGCAGTGCACTGGGTCCAACAATGGCTCGTTTAAGAGCACAAAATGGACTATAA
- the LOC126718356 gene encoding coilin isoform X5, translated as MESVRVRLEFKQRHLLKKSQLKEGLKRSWFLLKPEIETISDLTTHLLHNFDLLRSCPNGLILFMDGFVLPPFESTCILKDKDIVCVRRKGDKVFDSIKAGDGVDSIVVVDEDVEEQGVVDGLKLLANEEFDKECDECDDCGHERKVSKKRKASRKLHSPKRKKSKVAATDNCLAVPEDDQTNVHAEDNGNLHHSGVLPKKRVKKDKSSKLPGERDKSSALGSNEKRNDTTKSTPNVKRFCQLQENGNESVNVSHGPGETKKQYQGQIVKKDDEQSPVKDKQKVSEEHEQPDEDSDEEGDVVPIVIRPGHIRFGRPSKDADPSVQQNEMPRENSQWNGITCKKKGQKWGIEKTASHKWNDRMSWNQESSDMRTSERKTPATNPIDFDKLSPYTSMPKEGDVIAYRLIELSSSWTPELSTFRVGKISRYYPESKRIFLVTVPEYPIDFEKIAEESEEEYGAQPAASLYGEDGSLKIDYSSLVDVRIVKHGNFNSGKAVMSEVNEVPVDNQTSVSGFGASNNNKETPAPTRENGEVNVWEEISQALDTKKAQLSQEDGWSREESSLKNGWSYRALRGSALGPTMARLRAQNGL; from the exons ATGGAGAGCGTGAGGGTTCGTTTGGAGTTCAAGCAGCGGCACCTTCTGAAGAAATCGCAGTTGAAGGAAGGTCTGAAACGGAGCTGGTTTCTCCTCAAACCTGAAATCGAAACCATCTCCGACCTCACCACTCATCTCCTTCACAACTTCGACCTCCTTCGTTCTTGCCCTAATGGCCTCATCCTCTTC ATGGATGGGTTTGTGTTACCACCTTTTGAATCAACTTGTATTTTGAAGGACAAAGATATAGTCTG CGTGAGAAGAAAAGGGGACAAAGTGTTTGATAGTATCAAGGCAGGTGATGGGGTGGACTCCATTGTGGTGGTAGATGAGGATGTGGAGGAGCAAGGTGTGGTTGATGGTCTGAAGCTTTTGGCAAATGAGGAGTTTGATAAGGAATGTGACGAATGTGATGATTGTGGACACGAACGCAAAGTTTCCAAGAAAAGAAAGGCATCGAGGAAACTTCATAGCCCAAA GAGGAAGAAAAGCAAGGTTGCTGCTACTGATAACTGTCTTGCTGTTCCTGAAGATGATCAAACTAATGTCCATGCAGAGGATAATGGAAACCTTCATCATAGTGGAGTCCTCCCGAAGAAGAGGGTCAAGAAGGATAAATCATCCAAATTACCAGGTGAACGGGATAAGTCTAGTGCCCTGGGAAGTAATGAAAAACGTAATGACACAACTAAGTCTACACCCAATGTGAAGAG ATTCTGCCAGCTCCAAGAAAATGGCAATGAAAGTGTCAATGTATCCCATGGGCCTGGCGAAACTAAAAAG CAATATCAGGGGCAAATAGTCAAAAAAGATGATGAGCAATCACCTGTTAAAGATAAACAGAAAGTTTCTGAAGAACATGAACAACCAGATGAAGATAGTGATGAAGAGGGCGATGTTGTACCCATAGTAATTAGGCCAGGACACATTCGCTTTGGGCGCCCAAGTAAag ATGCAGATCCATCTGTCCAGCAAAATGAAATGCCAAGG GAGAATTCCCAGTGGAATGGAATAACCTGCAAGAAGAAGGGTCAAAAATGGGGTATCGAGAAAACTGCTTCTCACAAATGGAATGATCGTATGAGTTGGAATCAAGAGAGTTCTGATATGCGTACTTCTGAAAGAAAAACACCTGCAACCAATCCCATAGACTTTGATAAGCTTTCGCCTTATACTAGCATGCCTAAG GAAGGTGATGTTATTGCATATCGTTTGATTGAGTTATCATCGTCATGGACCCCTGAACTTTCCACCTTCCGA GTAGGAAAAATATCACGCTATTACCCTGAATCCAAAAGGATTTTTCTGGTAACAGTTCCAGAATATCCAATTGATTTTGAGAAGATAGCTGAGGAGTCAGAGGAGGAGTATGGAGCTCAACCTGCTGCATCCCTTTATGGGGAAGATGGTTCTTTAAAG ATAGATTATTCATCTCTTGTAGATGTCCGCATTGTCAAGCATGGTAACTTCAATTCAGGAAAAGCGGTTATGAGCGAGGTTAATGAAGTTCCTGTGGATAATCAAACTTCTGTCTCAGGGTTTGGGGCCAGCAATAACAATAAAGAGACCCCTGCCCCCACACGTG AAAATGGAGAAGTAAATGTGTGGGAAGAAATCAGCCAGGCTTTGGACACAAAGAAGGCCCAGCTCTCTCAGGAGGACGGTTGGAGTAGGGAAGAGAGTTCATTAAAGAATGGATGGTCCTACAGGGCCTTAAGAGGCAGTGCACTGGGTCCAACAATGGCTCGTTTAAGAGCACAAAATGGACTATAA